The genomic window AATAATGCCGATAATTTGCCCAGGTTTCACCCCAAAAGAGATATTTTGCAAAATTTTGCGCTCTTGTTGGGCATGATAACTAAAAGAGACATTTTCTAAGCGCACCTCACCACGAATGGGAGGCATTACCAATAGGGTTGTTTGTGGGTTTTCTTCTAAATTAGCAGCAAAGACATCATTCAGTCGTTCTGCTGCAATTAACACTTGTTGGAATTCATCCCATAATCCCACCAAGGCGACAACTGGGTTGGTAATATTGCTAATCAGCAAATTAAAGGCGACAAACTGACCTAAAGATATTTGCTGACCAATCACCAAAGTCACCCCAAACCAGAGAATCAAACTGCTACTGATGTGATTAATTAAGCTGCGAGTAAGCTGCAACCGATTAGCTAACTTTTGTCCCCGCAACCGCGCTTTTAACATTTTCAGGAAGCGTTCTTCCCAATACTTTTGCAGTCCACGTTCCGCCGTGGCAGTTTTGATGGTGGTAATACCACTTATCATGTCTACGATCGCAGTCTGTTGTCCAGCTGATTCTTGCCAAACTTCTCTTGATGCTTGCTTAATATAGGGACTGACACCTAAAGTTAAAAATGCGATCGCTAAAATCCAACTCAATACCAACAGTGTCAGTTGCCAATTGTAATAAATCATCAGCCCCAGGTAAGTCAGCACCATGAAGGCATCTATACTTGCACCAATTGCTCGCCGGGTAATAAATTGTTGAATATGATGGTTTTCTTGCACACGGCTGACAATATCTTCGACTGGGCGGGAAGCGAAAAACTGCAAGGGTAATTGCAAGGTGTAGTGAATAAAACTACCGATCAAGTTGAGGTCAATTCTGCTGGCTAAATAATCCAGTAAGTATTGGTGCTGTACGGTTAATATGTTACGCCAAATACCTAAACAAAGGTAGCCAATAGCAAATACATTTAACGTGTCTAAATTTTTGGCTGGGATTAATTGGTCAAGAACCACTTGAGTACACAGGGGCGCAGCTAGACCAAACACCTGGACTAATAACGAGGCGAGAATAATTTGCTTAAGTAACTTGCGATAATGCCACAATACTTGCCCATAGCGACCTAGAGATACTTTTTCGCTTTTGAGAGCATAAAAAATATCAGTAGGATTTAGTAATAGTGCATAGCCAGTCCAATTCTCGATAAATTTGGCACGTTTTAGCCATCGTCTACCTAAAGCTGGGTCAGAAATTAAAATGCGATCGCCTTTAATTTGCCACACTACAATATAGTGAATCCCTTGCCAGTGGGCAATCCACGGGTTAGTTTGCCATTCTAATTTATTCAAACTTGCCCGGACTGGTAGCACATCATAACCCAAGGTTTGGGCGGCGGCGGCTAAACCTTCCAGAGTTGCGCCTAATCTATCCACCTGTGCTAACTTCCGCAGTGTCGGAAAACTCAAACGCTTACCCCAATATTGGCTAATCATCGCCAAACAAGCCGCGCCACAATCAGATAAACTTTGCTGCTGAATAAACGGATAAGAAAACCAAAACCTGCGTTGTACATCTCCTTGGGGAAAGTCAATAGATTCTGTATCGGCTGCGGCTATCTCTGCGGGGGGATGATGGGTATGAGAATCGCGCGGTGACACATTAGTTAATTGCGGTAGGAGGAGTTTAGTTTTACTCTCGCTAGCCTTAACTTCTGGTTTTGCTGCTACTGGTTTATGGTTATTAGTCCATAAATTTGGTGCTAAAACTTTAGCCGCATCCCAGTTTTCTATAGATAAGTGGTAAACCAGCAAATCTGTTTGAGCATTCCCATCTGGGGGTGTGAGTTCAGGATATCCCCAACTATCTCCCATTGCTGGCGGTAAACTCCCTACAGATATAGACTGGACTTGACCACGTGCTAGCCAAAATCTACCAGTTTCTGGGGGAGTAGCTTCTAATAACGATGTACCTGCGGGGATATGCTTAGTGATAAATAAAGGTGCTAGTTCTCGCAGTTTGGCACTGGTAAGAGAATGCAACTGGCTGTAACTTTTAAAGAAAATTAGTGCTTGTCGCTCACTAGTTAATTGCTGTAAGTAGTTTTCTAGCTGGGGTAGACGTTCTAACCATTGTTCTAGTTCAGCCGCAGAGATTTGGATGACACTACCGGGACTAGCTGCGATCGCTCGATATGATAAACTGTGATGACAAAATAAATAGTCTGCTCCAAAAATTTCCCCATCTACTACTACTTGAGTCGAAACTTCTCTTGCTAACTTTTGATTAAACCCCAACAGCCTGACTCGACCTTGACAAACTAAAGAAACAATATTATTACTATCTACAACTTCCCCATCTAACCCATAGCTAGCCAACTCATCACCTAATTGAAAATCACGCACCATCCAAGCTTGGCTAAACTCTGAAACCAGACTCGTATCCCCTGCAACTAACCTCAGAAGTTTGAGGATAGGCGCGACAGTCGTGGAAGATGGCTGATTATTAGCATATTGATTCAGCCCTCCCTGAACTCTTAACGACGAAGAGGGATTCATGGTTTAATTTCAGATTGGTGTGTAAACTCTTGGTTTGATTAAGCGAAAATTTGCTGTTGCCAAAAAGTGATGTTGTGATTACTAATTGGGGATTAGAGTATGTCAACAGCCTCTGAAAAACGCAATTATTCGATGTTTTTAGCAACAAGTGCTATAAAATTGTTATTCATCCGCTTCCTTGACACGACAGTTTACAAAATAATTTTCCTTGTATTAATCGGCTGATAAGTTATGACAACAGTGTTTTTTACTAAAAAAGTGTGAAAACCAATTTTTAGATTTCCAAAATGTTTAGGATGAACTAAAATTTGATAATTTTAGTAATATTTTTACTAAGCAAACTAACACTGCCCTCTACACACAAATTGCTGTGTTTTTGTGATTATTTAGAATTTTCTT from Nostoc sp. UHCC 0870 includes these protein-coding regions:
- a CDS encoding ABC transporter transmembrane domain-containing protein; the encoded protein is MNPSSSLRVQGGLNQYANNQPSSTTVAPILKLLRLVAGDTSLVSEFSQAWMVRDFQLGDELASYGLDGEVVDSNNIVSLVCQGRVRLLGFNQKLAREVSTQVVVDGEIFGADYLFCHHSLSYRAIAASPGSVIQISAAELEQWLERLPQLENYLQQLTSERQALIFFKSYSQLHSLTSAKLRELAPLFITKHIPAGTSLLEATPPETGRFWLARGQVQSISVGSLPPAMGDSWGYPELTPPDGNAQTDLLVYHLSIENWDAAKVLAPNLWTNNHKPVAAKPEVKASESKTKLLLPQLTNVSPRDSHTHHPPAEIAAADTESIDFPQGDVQRRFWFSYPFIQQQSLSDCGAACLAMISQYWGKRLSFPTLRKLAQVDRLGATLEGLAAAAQTLGYDVLPVRASLNKLEWQTNPWIAHWQGIHYIVVWQIKGDRILISDPALGRRWLKRAKFIENWTGYALLLNPTDIFYALKSEKVSLGRYGQVLWHYRKLLKQIILASLLVQVFGLAAPLCTQVVLDQLIPAKNLDTLNVFAIGYLCLGIWRNILTVQHQYLLDYLASRIDLNLIGSFIHYTLQLPLQFFASRPVEDIVSRVQENHHIQQFITRRAIGASIDAFMVLTYLGLMIYYNWQLTLLVLSWILAIAFLTLGVSPYIKQASREVWQESAGQQTAIVDMISGITTIKTATAERGLQKYWEERFLKMLKARLRGQKLANRLQLTRSLINHISSSLILWFGVTLVIGQQISLGQFVAFNLLISNITNPVVALVGLWDEFQQVLIAAERLNDVFAANLEENPQTTLLVMPPIRGEVRLENVSFSYHAQQERKILQNISFGVKPGQIIGIIGHSGSGKSTLAHLLAGLYAPSAGRMMIDGHDTAAMSPQSLRSQLGLVSQELFLFSGTILDNITLHDLEFSREQAVIAAKLANAHEFIQALPLGYDTEVGERGLGLSGGQRQKIAIARTLIRNPKILIFDEATMGLDTDSEADLQHNLALITQQRTTFIISHRVSTVRHADYILVLDRGMIVEQGTHQELLTIPGIYQQLAMK